Proteins found in one Panicum hallii strain FIL2 chromosome 4, PHallii_v3.1, whole genome shotgun sequence genomic segment:
- the LOC112889956 gene encoding galactan beta-1,4-galactosyltransferase GALS1-like, translated as MKPAARKDAGAGAGVAAFGVSCFDIKSFVASLALLTLVVALWQLHPYQPLLSASSRSSSSSCPLLPRHPVSASSRAAAAFPAANSAAASTKAAASTVPAVAATKPAAAVLPAARPRDPNKRELRPYGSAAALFVQMGAYRGGPRTFAVVGLASKPAHVYGTPYFKCEWVPNPDPSSPAPPRPVRTKAYKMLPDWGYGRVYTVVVVNCTFPTNPNAGNRGGKLLVHAYYSTASRRYERFVALEEAPGSYDDSRFRPPFPYEYLYCGSSLYGNLSAARMREWLAYHAHFFGPSSHFVLHDAGGISAEVRAVLDPWVRAGRVTVQDIRAQAEYDGYYYNQFLVVNDCLHRYRHAANWTFFFDVDEYIYLPDGRTLQEVLGRLERYTQFTIEQNPMSSMLCVEDPNKEYSREWGFEKLVFRNSITGVRRDRKYAIQARNAYSTGVHMSQNVIGRTSHKTESLIRYYHYHNSINVMGEPCRVFVPKPTNGSKVMFEGIPYVYDDNMKRLAGEIKPFEAATIGSTHT; from the exons ATGAAGCCCGCCGCCAGGAAGGAcgctggcgccggcgccggagttGCCGCATTCGGCGTCTCGTGCTTCGACATCAAGTCCTTCGTCGCCTCCCTCGCGCTGCTCACGCTCGTCGTGGCGCTCTGGCAGCTCCATCCCTACCAGCCGCTCCTCTCCGCCTCCTCccgctcgtcctcctcctcctgccccctcctcccccgccaTCCCGTCTCAGcatcctcccgcgccgccgccgcattccCCGCCGccaactccgccgccgccagcacAAAGGCGGCCGCTTCGACCGTTCCCGCCGTCGCGGCGACGAAGCCGGCTGCGGCCGTGCTGCCGGCGGCCCGGCCGCGGGACCCCAACAAGCGGGAGCTCCGGCCGTACGGCAGCGCGGCGGCGCTGTTCGTCCAGATGGGCGCGTACCGGGGCGGGCCTCGCACCTTCGCCGTCGTCGGGCTTGCCTCCAAGCCGGCGCACGTCTACGGCACCCCCTACTTCAAGTGCGAGTGGGTGCCCAACCCGGACccgtcgtcgccggcgccgccgcggcccgtACGGACCAAGGCCTACAAGATGCTCCCGGACTGGGGGTACGGCCGCGTCTacaccgtcgtcgtcgtcaacTGCACGTTCCCCACCAACCCCAACGCCGGCAACCGCGGCGGGAAGCTCCTCGTCCACGCCTACTACTCCACCGCCTCCCGACGCTACGAGCGCTTCGTCGCGCTCGAGGAGGCGCCGGGCTCCTACGACGACTCCCGCTTCCGGCCGCCATTCCCCTACGAGTACCTCTACTGCGGCTCCTCGCTCTACGGCAACCTCAGCGCCGCCCGCATGCGGGAGTGGCTCGCCTACCATGCCCATTTCTTCGGCCCCAGTTCGCATTTCGTGCTCCATGACGCCGGCGGCATCAGCGCGGAGGTCCGGGCGGTGCTGGATCCGTGGGTCAGGGCCGGCCGGGTCACCGTCCAGGACATCCGGGCGCAGGCGGAGTATGACGGCTACTACTACAACCAGTTCTTGGTGGTGAACGACTGCCTCCATCGGTACCGACACGCCGCGAATTGGACCTTCTTCTTCGACGTTGACGAGTACATCTACCTCCCCGACGGCCGGACGCTGCAAGAGGTACTCGGGCGGCTGGAGCGCTACACGCAGTTCACAATTGAGCAGAACCCCATGTCTAGCATGCTCTGCGTCGAGGATCCAAACAAGGAATACTCGAG GGAATGGGGTTTTGAGAAACTCGTCTTCCGTAATTCGATCACTGGAGTCAGGCGAGATCGCAAATATGCAATCCAAGCTCGGAACGCGTACTCCACAGGTGTACACATGTCGCAAAATGTTATTGGAAGGACAAGCCACAAGACGGAAAGCTTGATCCGATACTACCATTATCATAACTCAATCAACGTCATGGGGGAGCCCTGCAGGGTATTTGTGCCAAAACCCACAAATGGGAGCAAGGTAATGTTCGAGGGGATACCATATGTTTACGACGACAACATGAAGCGTCTGGCGGGGGAGATCAAGCCCTTTGAGGCGGCGACAATTGGGTCCACCCATACATAG